Proteins from a genomic interval of Helicobacter pylori Shi112:
- the tnpA gene encoding IS200/IS605 family transposase — protein sequence MVYSCKYHIVWCPKYRRKVLVGAVELRLKEIIQEVAKELRVEIIEMQTDKDHIHILADVDPSFGVMKFIKTAKGRSSKVLRQEFNHLKTKLPTLWTNSCFISTVGGVPLNVVKQYIENQQNSNRPKQKEKWKNYVDNLQTKALHQ from the coding sequence ATTGTCTATTCTTGCAAATACCATATTGTGTGGTGTCCTAAATACAGGCGTAAGGTATTAGTAGGAGCTGTGGAATTGAGATTGAAAGAAATCATTCAAGAAGTGGCTAAAGAATTGAGAGTGGAAATCATAGAAATGCAAACTGATAAAGACCATATCCACATTTTAGCTGATGTTGATCCAAGCTTTGGAGTGATGAAATTCATTAAAACCGCTAAAGGTCGTAGCAGTAAGGTATTAAGACAAGAATTTAACCACTTAAAAACAAAACTGCCTACTTTATGGACTAATTCTTGTTTCATTTCAACAGTGGGTGGTGTGCCTTTGAATGTTGTCAAACAATACATTGAAAACCAACAAAACAGCAACCGCCCTAAGCAAAAAGAAAAATGGAAAAATTATGTTGATAACCTACAAACAAAAGCTCTACACCAATGA